The DNA region AGACGAGGTCTCTGTATGTTGGGACTAGGCGGTCAAGTTCTGTGAGGGTAGTCTCGCTGGCATGGGAGAGGTCTGTTTTGAAAGAGCCGCAGTATTAGTTGAAAGAGCCTTTTAGCAATATCCTCACCGCTGGTTGATCCTTTTGCAGCCTCGTCCTCTCCCATTCTACGGTATGTCTTTTTTTGCATGTGGGAGCCTCCTTGTGCCTAATGGAGGAGCGACAAGATCCATCACAGTTGAGAGCCTCATTGAGctccccaaaacctcccatCACGCCCAGATCGATTCTGTCAGATAATGTTAAAAATTCCACCTACCAATcttactcctcctccaataAACCAAAACCCAGTTCTGCAGGCCATTCCCTAGCTTGCCCATGCCCTCCTCAAAGACCTCGTCGCTTGTTGTTTGCCCGGACCCGTTGATTCCCGCCCCGCCGTTGCCCGATTTACTGACGAACTCCTTCAACCCTCGTATTTGGTCTTGGAGCTGGGCGAGTTCTTGCCTGTGGTCTGTTTTTACCTGGCGGAGGGTGTCCCTTAGGAGGGTGTTTTGGGCGTCGAGGGCGTTGATGTTGTCTTTGAGATGGAGGTTTTCTTGTTGGAGCGCTGATAGCTCGTCTTCTGAACTGTCCTGCATGTTGTAGTGGCCTGGTTCTTCTTTTGGGCGggccggggatggggatgggttgcgggagagggagagggaggaggttcgAGATGGGGTTGTCGGATGGAGATTTGACGTGGTGTTTcgtgaggagggggttgcgagggaggaggagcgaggGGTGGGCGTTGGTGAGAGGGCTCGGGTGAGGGCAgtggtggctgctgttgttgctgttgatgaggggggttggttcaAGTTGCGGCGACGGttggaagaaggggatggtTTTGGAGAGTGGGGCATGTCGTTATTTGGATGTCgtgttggtgtggtggttgttgtttatTGGTGATctgtcgtggtggtggtggtgttggttcgTTTGCTCGCGGAGAGCATCTAGGGGATGGCTTTCTTATGGGTTGGTTGTGTAAGTactactaccaccaccgccgcgccGTCTGACGCTGTAAGATTGGCTGATTAATCTCGCTCTTGGAAGAAACTTGCAGCCTAGGGGGCAATATCCGAGGAAGTGTGTGTAGTAAGATAGCGGCTCCAGGCTGCTGGAATGGATGGTGGTTTTTGATTGCCTTCAGCCTTGGGCGATCCCTCACGTTCGTTTCCGGCAGGGGGACCCTGTGGgggtggcccaagctccatCTTCCCAGCGGCTCGTCTCGCTCGTGATGGGACAGGGGAGTGATTTAAATGGGTCTGCTGAGCTTGCAGAAATGTTATCAGATTGGGAGCTGCCTATCCTCACCGTAGGTAGgtaacaaacaacaacctggGGCATATTCCATGATTATTTaccagcatcaacatggAGGCAACATCGATAGTTCTCAACCCTGATCATCCCCATCTAaaacccaacctcccccacaacctcatactcctcctcccccgtctcccccccctctccatccaaaACCTTTTTCGCCCCCATCTTACAAATAGCCACCCTTTCCACCCTCACATCCCTCATCCAGATCTGGTCCTCATACCGCTCGATAATATCCCCCGCCTTCTCCACTACCATCCTCTCTTTCCCATGTCTTCCCCTATGTCTCTGCTTATCCCGCCCCTTGACATAAACAGTATTCACAATCGTAGCgtgcaacaacaacggccggccatcctccaccatcaacttctccccctcttccccaacctgTAACAATCTTTCCCTGACAGACTCGCAAAACCTCTGAAGTGAACCAGTGAAGTTCTCATCCGTAGGCAGGGCGTACAAGACGGCGGTTTTCGGCAGCGGGTGCATGCTCTCCAGACCCTTAAGCGTAACCCTCGGCTGGTCTGGCTCACCCTCCTTTTTAACAGAACTCCACATCTCCCTCAAATTCAACCCAGCCAAAACAGATTTTGCCTTCTCCAGTCTACCCTCGCTCGGTGGTATGCTCGCGCCAGAACGATCACCATTCACcaacggcgacggcggcggcgggaagcTGAAGATACCAAGTGTCAAATGTAGAGTCCCCAGAGGTCGAATAGCCGTCTCTGGTAGGGAAAACCCTTGCGGAGGGGGGAGCGTGACTTCTTCTTTGAAGGCGGAGAGCGAGGCGGCTAGTTGGGGGCGAGAGGTGGGTGTGACCAAGGGGATGCACAGAAAGTgcgtgggtggtggcggtttgGGCCTGGGAGGCATGGTGCTGGACTTTTCTTGAGCCGATGGACTGTCTATAGTCAGTTAGTTCGATCGGTATCTTGAGGGAGGGTAGTTTGAGTTCCTATAATTATATGCTCTGAGATTTTGTACCTTCGTGGGGCTGTCGTTGAGACCAAGCCAGGCTTAGTAGATCGGTGAGTGAGATTGGGGCCTAGCTTGCGACCCCGACCGGCCGGTGACTCAAATCTCCGCAATGGGAATAGAAGAGCCCAGGAATTTCCTTCGCTatactcttcttcttttatTAGATGCTTTATTGAAACAGAGTAGAATGTAGATTTGACCAGGATCGGCACAAGTGTTGAAAAGCAACTTGCAGATGAAGTCAGAAGGAAAGAACGATGGTCCGTGCACCACAGCTCATCCAACACACCCTGAACAATATGAGAAAGGTTTTGGTATTTACTACTCCATCCAGAggtgatgctgctgtcgAATTTCACTTGTGCACTAACGAGAGCAACAAGTGGACCTGAGCAGCTTCAAGAATACAAAGTATAAACTTCTGAATCGAAGAACTGTGGACAATACCACTATCACACCAAAGGCTACACCATAATGTCTGCTCCGTAGACATGCCACAGCTCTCATGCAACCCGCTGAAATCAAATGCAGTGCTTCCCTCTCACGCCGCTCCGCAAGCTACGATTGCTTTCCACAATACCCAGCACTAGCCAATCCGTGACCTAAAACGTGCTGTTCTTATTGAGAAAActgctcctccccaccactaGCTTTTGCTTCACGATGGGCCTGTTTTGGCCAACACATGATGGCCTCCCGCAAAGACAGTATAGACTATCGGTGCCGCCTCGACTCGAGATCGTTGCCGTCCATCGTTGTGTTGTCGAGAGACGGCATGTTGCCGTTTTATTCGGCTCCAAAGAATTTCTTCATCTGTTTCTCGAGCTCGGCTGTGTCGACTTTGGCGGCCTGGAGTGCCTCGGCGATCTTTTTTAAGCATACGTTCTCGTCCGGCTCAGACACTCCGTCGACCGTGAGCTTGTGTCCATATTGCTGCACAACTTGGCAGCTGTCCCGGATCTTGTTAAAACCAAGGGTGGCCGAGGATCCCTTCAGGAAGTGCCCCAGAGTAGAGAGTTCGTTAAGATCTCTGGAAGCTCTGCAAATCATGCTGTCAGTAAACGACACTCCTCTTGCGCTCCAGCCACGGATATAAACTTACAGAGCTTGATCCATCTTCTCGAAGGTGTCCTGTGCTTGCTCAAAGAAGTTGATGACCAGTGGCTCACTGAAGTCCCTCTCATGGTCGCTCTCGTCCATTTCCAGGATCTGGGAGAAGATCGCATTGTCGACGTGGTCACCGAAGTCTGGCATGTTTGCGAAGTATACTTCGTCGTCCTGTAGTCCAGAAGCTGGGTTAGTATGGATCGCCTTGAGATGCGGACACATTACGGACCGAATCTTCGTCTGACTTGAGCATGGTGGCAAGGGGCAGTCAAGCTGTGCTCCGGAGCGGATATGCTTGTTACTGTGGAACGGGATGGAGGTATGCTGATAAGGAGCAAAGGGATAAAAAGACTGAAAGGGGAAACATGGGAGGCCAAGGACACACGGCTGTAGCCGCGCTGGCAGGGCCCGGCTCCTCTTAAGTACCGGGGAGCGCACCCTTGCAGGAGACAAAAGGAAGCGGAGGAAGCAGCCAGTGGTGGAgcgcgaggatgaggatgagattgGGGACGGGGTTCTTGGGTCTTGGGTGTATGCGTGTGAGAGGTGAGGCGGGGGATGGGCTTACAGGATGTCTCTAATAGCAACAAGGTCAGAAAGACGGCGACTGGTTCCAGAGGTTCCAAACAAGGGCGGCTGCACCACCAGGCTGCCCTAGTATGCACAAAAATACGTCTGGCAGCGGCGTACGAGGAAGGCCGTTGGCAGGGGTGAGGTTTTCGGGAACCTTATTATTTGCGCGTCAACGGAGAGTCCAGTGACTTTCTGAGTTTGGCTGCGGAGTGAGGGGTGGAGCCTCGAACTCGGCAGGATAATGTTCAACTCACCTTGAATCAACCACAGGGGGAGACAGAGAGGAGCGACGTGTGATACGGGCGAGGGTGGCTATGGCAGCTGGAGCTGATTCAGATAGTTAGAGATGGATGGCTCTTGTGACATGTATcctgtgtgtgtgcgtgcgtgtgtgtgtgtgtgtgtatgcCCGAGAAAGGATCTGATGAAGGGCGAAATTTTATCCAcggcggggttgaggggTCGGGTCGGAGCGAGGGGTCGAGGGGTAAAGGGGACTCTTGATGGTACCGGGAGAGCCCTCGCGGCCCCGGCACAGGAATGGATAGGAAAGAGGAGAGCGTGACTGACTATTTTACGACAAGACCTGTAGGGATCCAGGAGTGGAGGGCGGACgcgggcggggaggggaggttggaggttggtggtgtaaaGGCTTGTCTGTCCAGCTGGCACTCTGTAGAGCGGCGCCGGCAACGTAGGAGCAAGGTATTAAAGGGTGGTAAAGTAGATGATAGGTAGGTTGGGTGTCCTgctggtggagaagagggtgggcATAAGATCCGGCACGACAGTTAATAAATAGCGTTGCCAAAACGGGTGGCAGTCTGGCCGCAACCCAGTGAAAAAGCTAATCGCACACAAGCAATAGGTAATTCAGCACCGCGGCACCTCGCTCAGCTCTCAGCCAAGACACATCCATTAGCTTCTCTTTGTCCCTTGACCGTCTTGAGCCAGCTATTACTGTATCTACAAGCAAGATGGCCTATTTCACGCACTTTCTTCGCGATCGTTCTGTCTGGTTTGCTTTTGCCAGCGCTGCCCCCCGTAGCTGTCTCAACAAGTCGGACGGGAATTTGCAGGTGCTTGGGGGTTCCTGGGCCAGACGTCACTTCCGTTTTGAGGTGCAGAGGTGCAGCGGTGGTGACGCGGGTGACGCAAGGGTACTGGCACCAACGACCCAGCCCAGGTACGGAGTAATACCTACTGTGTCTGGCGAGATCGCAGCATTTCGGACTGGATCTGGTGTCTGTCGCTGCTCTGGAAATTGCAAATCATGGGAGAATTGATCTAGAAAGCCGATTGCTCATGCAGGCACAGATTCAGACGGAGGGGAAACAACCTGCTGTGCTTTCCAGGTCCAGCAGACAGGTACACTACCTCTCCTTGCCATTCTTGT from Podospora pseudocomata strain CBS 415.72m chromosome 3, whole genome shotgun sequence includes:
- a CDS encoding hypothetical protein (EggNog:ENOG503P1QU), translated to MPHSPKPSPSSNRRRNLNQPPSSTATTAATTALTRALSPTPTPRSSSLATPSSRNTTSNLHPTTPSRTSSLSLSRNPSPSPARPKEEPGHYNMQDSSEDELSALQQENLHLKDNINALDAQNTLLRDTLRQVKTDHRQELAQLQDQIRGLKEFVSKSGNGGAGINGSGQTTSDEVFEEGMGKLGNGLQNWVLVYWRRSKIDLSHASETTLTELDRLVPTYRDLVSTAKIHLLQSLVSRLLTESIFNTYFVGLSPSEADKLAEAEKSLGTYATSPEMMSQWRSLTLAILQKDASGKLQRETSTIVDALVAKVNRLLDEITSSKSNDARDQGLRSLIASAVDLSRLLAVQKAVFAVHMPQVLPHQQIMFDAETMEDIGGEDEEGLFEREISCVTFPGIIKRGDETGGHLQFRNVISKARVLCCPE
- a CDS encoding hypothetical protein (EggNog:ENOG503P38X; COG:K); this translates as MPPRPKPPPPTHFLCIPLVTPTSRPQLAASLSAFKEEVTLPPPQGFSLPETAIRPLGTLHLTLGIFSFPPPPSPLVNGDRSGASIPPSEGRLEKAKSVLAGLNLREMWSSVKKEGEPDQPRVTLKGLESMHPLPKTAVLYALPTDENFTGSLQRFCESVRERLLQVGEEGEKLMVEDGRPLLLHATIVNTVYVKGRDKQRHRGRHGKERMVVEKAGDIIERYEDQIWMRDVRVERVAICKMGAKKVLDGEGGETGEEEYEVVGEVGF
- the YPD1 gene encoding Phosphorelay intermediate protein (EggNog:ENOG503P5HM; COG:T; BUSCO:EOG09265DDU) codes for the protein MLKSDEDSDDEVYFANMPDFGDHVDNAIFSQILEMDESDHERDFSEPLVINFFEQAQDTFEKMDQALASRDLNELSTLGHFLKGSSATLGFNKIRDSCQVVQQYGHKLTVDGVSEPDENVCLKKIAEALQAAKVDTAELEKQMKKFFGAE